From the genome of Sinanaerobacter sp. ZZT-01:
TTTTATTCGGATTACTATTTGGGTTTTTGCTAAGAAAAAAGCTAGAAGGGTTTGATGTAAACTTTATTTTTACGATTTTTCTAATTATTCTTTATATTTGTGTAGGAATTAATCAGGGTTCAAACAGGGAGGTTTTTCTCTTTATTAAAGAGTTGGGCTTTAAGGTGATTTGGTTACCAGTCGCTATTTTAGCAGGCAGCTTAATTGGCGGAATTGTCTCTGGAATCCTGCTTCATATACCCTTTAACGTTTCTGTAATGTCGGCGGCAGGGATGAGTTTTTATAGTATTACCGGTGCTTATATGACACAAGCTTATGGTGTTGAGATTGGAACCTATGGGTTCTTGGTAAATGTATTACGTGAGTTTTTTACGATATTATTCATGCCTATTTTAATTAAGATAAGCAAAGGAAGCCCCATTGCCGGAGGGGCATCTGGGAATATGGATACGATGCTTGCTCCAGTAACAAAGTTCGTGGGTGCAGAGCTTGGACTTGTCACTTTAATAACTGGAACAATATTGACCTTCTTAGTACCACTTTTACTTCCTGCATTATATGCAATACAGCAATGAGAATGTTGCGTTGTTCTGAGAATGCATTTTAATAGTCTCTTTTTAATAAAAATATGTATATAGTTTTATATTTTGGAAAAGATATACTGGGAACGGGATA
Proteins encoded in this window:
- a CDS encoding lysine exporter LysO family protein; this encodes MALLPFACLGIGILVGVFNRSKRFLGVSDRVATVSLILLMATIGTNIGMNESIMSRFSNIGFNCIVISISTILFSVMITYCFERTLLPLEEIDKDLKLRKLSLENHLLDELQEIDSQASNEKKITGLVWIMPSSILFGLLFGFLLRKKLEGFDVNFIFTIFLIILYICVGINQGSNREVFLFIKELGFKVIWLPVAILAGSLIGGIVSGILLHIPFNVSVMSAAGMSFYSITGAYMTQAYGVEIGTYGFLVNVLREFFTILFMPILIKISKGSPIAGGASGNMDTMLAPVTKFVGAELGLVTLITGTILTFLVPLLLPALYAIQQ